One Calditrichota bacterium genomic region harbors:
- a CDS encoding sugar kinase: MDLKLRPREECEFDLLSLGEVMLRLDPGEGRIHTTRWFRVWEGGGEYNVARGLRRCFGMRTGVATAFADNAVGRLIEDLILQGGVDTSLIRWVPYDGVGRTVRNGLNFTERGFGVRGAVGVSDRGNTAASQLEKGDFDWEEIFGKRGVRWFHTGGIFAALSETTPEVIQEAMAAARRHGTVISYDLNYRPSLWKAVGGKERAQQVNRSLAPYVDVMIGNEEDFTAALGFEVEGVDKEYSTLDVSSFKRMIQRVVKEYPNFKVVATTLRAVKTATINDWGAICWADGNFYEATPRPNLEILDRVGGGDSFASGLIYGLMTTGDPQKAVEYGAAHGALAMTTPGDTSMATLKEVEKLMAGGSARVDR, from the coding sequence GTGGACTTGAAACTGCGACCAAGGGAGGAGTGCGAATTCGACTTGCTCTCTCTGGGGGAGGTAATGCTGCGCCTCGATCCTGGCGAAGGGCGCATTCACACAACCCGCTGGTTTCGCGTATGGGAAGGCGGCGGTGAGTACAACGTGGCGCGGGGGCTGCGCCGCTGCTTTGGCATGCGTACTGGGGTGGCTACGGCTTTTGCCGACAATGCGGTCGGGCGACTCATCGAGGACCTGATCCTGCAGGGCGGAGTGGATACTTCCCTCATTAGGTGGGTGCCCTACGATGGCGTCGGGCGCACGGTGCGCAACGGGTTGAATTTCACCGAAAGGGGTTTCGGCGTGCGAGGAGCGGTTGGCGTTTCTGACCGCGGCAATACCGCAGCTTCCCAGCTCGAGAAGGGCGATTTTGACTGGGAGGAGATCTTTGGTAAGAGGGGGGTGCGCTGGTTTCACACAGGGGGCATTTTCGCCGCACTCTCTGAGACCACGCCCGAGGTGATCCAGGAAGCGATGGCTGCGGCGCGCCGGCACGGCACCGTCATCTCTTACGACCTGAACTACCGTCCTTCGCTCTGGAAGGCTGTTGGCGGCAAGGAGAGGGCGCAGCAGGTGAACAGGAGCCTTGCCCCTTACGTCGACGTGATGATCGGCAATGAAGAAGACTTTACCGCCGCTTTGGGCTTCGAAGTGGAGGGGGTGGACAAAGAGTACTCCACCCTGGATGTGAGCAGCTTCAAGCGCATGATTCAGCGCGTGGTCAAGGAGTACCCCAACTTCAAGGTGGTGGCGACCACGCTGCGGGCGGTGAAGACGGCCACTATCAACGACTGGGGTGCCATCTGCTGGGCTGACGGAAATTTCTACGAGGCCACACCCCGCCCAAACCTGGAGATATTGGACCGCGTGGGTGGCGGGGATAGCTTCGCCTCAGGCCTGATCTATGGACTCATGACCACCGGGGACCCCCAGAAGGCGGTGGAGTACGGCGCAGCCC